From the genome of Alteromonas stellipolaris:
TTAATGGCTTTTCGGGTAGTGATGTTGTCGCTGCAATCAAGCACGCAATGGGCACCGGATATCAATGAGGCTAAGTTACTGCTATTTGCTTGAACCTCGGCCAGTTCAATTTGGGTGTTTGGGTTTACAAGGCGCAATTGGGCATAGCTAGCTTGGGTTTTGTGCTGGCCGATATGGTCTTGGTTGAACAGCACTTGCCGATGAATATTACTTTTATCCACAGTGTCGTTATCTACCAGCAATACTTTGCCAATACCTGCACCTACCAAATAACGCGCAACCAAGGAGCCCAGGCCACCTAGCCCGATGACAACCGCGTAAGCTTGTTTAAGGCGCGCTTGCCCTTTTTCGTCAATGTCATCTAGCATCAACTGGCGACTATAGCGGCTGATGTCGTCGCTAGATAAGTGCGCATTATTCATGGTTAAGTCCGTGTTGAACCGAAGTGCTAACTTTGTCGGTGTCATCATCAATGACATCGCTAATTACCTCGCCACCACTCATCTGTTGTCGCAGGTTGTGATATGCCGCCGCGGGATCCTTTGCTTGCGTAATAGCACGTACTACTGCAATACCCGATACACCAGTACTGGCTACCGGATTAATTCGCGCCAAGTTAATACCGCCAATGGCCACTGTTGGCGTATCTCCACAAAGACGAACGTAACGTGAAAGGCGATCGAGTCCTTGAGGTTTCGATGGCATATCTTTGGTGGTGGTGGGAAATATATGGCCAAGTGCAATGTATGAGGGGTTTAGCCATTTTATACGTTGAAGTTCACAGTAACCGTGGGTTGAAATGCCCAGTCTAAGCCCTGCACGCGAGATGGCGTGTAAGTTGGCTGTTTCGAGATCTTCTTGGCCTAAGTGCACGCCGTAAGCACCATGCTTGATGGCTAGCTCCCAGTCATCATTAATAAATAACTGACAGGGCGTGTTTTTTACCATCTCAACAGCCTTAGCAATTTGTAAAGACTTATCATCTTGAGTGCCAAACTTTATTCGTAATTGAATAATCACGGCGCCTGCCTCTACTAGCGCTTCCAATTGCGATATATCGTTCAGTACTGGGTAAACCCCTAACGAAGTGTCGGTTAATCTAGGGAAATGCATTGGGGTTTGACGCCGGATTGGGTCGCTTTCACCAAAGCGAACGGAAGGGTAGTGTACCGGTGTTAATGGAAAACCAACCAATTCTGCGCAATGTATATGATCGGCAGAACAGACGGAATTGGTAGAAAGCAAGGATGCGTTGCGCACTTTATGCAGGTAAGCATTAGCGAGCGTTAGCGCATCTTGAATATCATAGTCGCTTGCCACAAAACCAGCTAATGCACTGGCAAACATGCAGCCTGTACCTCTAAGGTTCCCCATGTTGTCTCGGGGTTGCTGAAAAATTCGAACCGCATGCGTAGACACAAAAGTATCAATGGCTGTACTTTGCCAATGCGCGTGGCCGCCTTTCACGTATACCGCCTTAGCGCCACGGGCGATAAGCACCTTTGCCGCTGCTAACAGTGATTTTTCACAGTGCACAGGCCAGCCTGATAACTGGGATAGCTCTTTCACGTTAGGGGTTACAATATCCACAGCCGCAATAAGCGCATCAACACTTTGTTGGCTAAGTTCACTTAATACACCTCCTGAAGAACTCACCAACACCGGATCCCAAACAACAAAACAACTTGTGCTTTTATATTGTTTTATTTTTGTCACATGCTCACACAAGAACAGGGCTTGTGCTGTGTTTGCAATTGCGCCAATTTTTATTGCCTTAGGGGGAAGTTCGATTTCTAGCGCTTGCCATTGTGCATTGAGCGTTTCGATACTCAATGCCGATGCACTTCGCATTGTTGAATGAGACTGGTTAGCGACTTGTGTGGTTAATACGCATGCATGCACACTTATATCAGCAAGTGTGATGGCGTCGCGGGTAATACCCGCGCCTCCACTTGTATCTATGCCACCAATAACCCACGCAACAGGCTCTTCGCTCATGGCTTGTGTCGCAGCTTTAAGTGTGTCTTGTGTTGAAGCTTCGCTCACGGTAGCTGTACCTTGGTATCGGCACCGTGATATAGCGCGGCGCCAGATTCGTTAAAGGCGGTAGCCATGTCTTGCATGCCTTTTTCCTGATTAGCTTTGGCTACATCTCGCACTTCTTGAGAAATTTTCATAGAGCAAAATTTGGGGCCACACATAGAACAAAAATGTGCCACTTTACCTGAGGCCTTGGGTAGGGTTTCATCGTGATAGGCTCGGGCGGTATGAGGGTCCAATGCTAGGTTAAACTGGTCTTCCCAACGAAACTCAAAGCGAGCTTTCGACATGGCATTATCGCGAATTTGTGCACCAGGGTGACCTTTGGCTAAGTCGGCCGCGTGTGCCGCAATTTTGTAGGTAATTAGCCCTTGCTTAACGTCTTCTTTGTTTGGTAAGCCCAAATGTTCTTTAGGGGTAACGTAACAAAGCATGGCGCAGCCATACCAGCCAATCATGGCGGCACCAATGCCTGAGGTAAAGTGGTCGTAACCTGGCGCAATATCGGTAGTTAACGGGCCTAACGTGTAAAAAGGCGCTTCATGACAATGGGTTAGTTGCTCTTCCATGTTGGCTTTAATCATATGCATTGGCACATGTCCTGGGCCTTCAATCATAACCTGAACATCGTATTCCCAGGCTATTTTAGTGAGCTCACCCAAGGTGCGAAGTTCAGAAAATTGTGCCTCATCGTTTGCATCGGCTACGCTGCCTGGGCGTAACCCGTCACCTAAAGAAAGCGATACATCATAAGCGGCACAAATTTCACAAATATCGCGGAATCGTTCGTACAAAAAGCTCTGTTTGTGATGACTTAAACACCACTTGGCCATAATAGAGCCGCCGCGCGACACAATGCCCGTTACTCGATTTGCGGTAAGTGGCACGTATTCAAGCAATACGCCTGCGTGAATGGTGAAGTAATCTACCCCTTGTTCGGCTTGCTCGATAAGGGTGTCTTTAAACAACTCCCAGGTAAGATCTTCAGCCACGCCATTTACTTTCTCGAGGGCTTGGTAGATGGGCACAGTACCTAAAGGGATTGGGCTGTTTCGAAGCAGCCATTCACGGGTTTCGTGAATGTTGCGGCCGGTGGATAAATCCATAATGGTATCGGCGCCCCAGCGTGTAGACCACACCAGCTTTTCCACTTCCTCTTCAATAGACGAGGTTACCGCTGAATTCCCAATGTTGGCGTTAATCTTTACTAAAAAGTTGCGGCCAATAATCATGGGTTCTAGTTCAGGGTGGTTTATATTCGCAGGAATAATCGCGCGACCTGCTGCCACTTCTTGGCGAACAAACTCAGGGGTAATGTTCGAAGGCAGGTTGGCCCCGAAGTGTTCGCCTTTGTGTTGCTGACTTAGCGGGCTGTCTTTTAATGCATCACGCCCCATGTTTTCCCGAATAGCAATGTATTCCATCTCGGGCGTGATAATGCCTTGGCGAGCGTAATGCAGCTGTGTCACGTTTTTACCTTCTAGGGCTTTACGTGGTTTTAGCGTTCGGGTGAAGCGAAAATCTTCGGTGACAATATCTTGCTCACGCTGTTTCGCAAAGCGTGACGATACGCCTTCAAGTTCGTATGTATTTTCACGTGCTTTAATCCAGTTGCCTCGTAGCGGCGCTAACCCTTTTTGCACGTCAATGGTCACGTCTGGATCGCCGTAAGGGCCGGACGTATCGTAAACCCCAATGGGTGGGTTACTTTCAAATATGGGGTTTTCTTCGGTGCCGCCTATTAAGCTGTCGTGCTGATGAATCAGTCGCATGGCAACGTTAATATCGTCGCGGCTGCCTGTCTCGTAATGACGAGTAGAATTAGGGTAGGCTTCACCAGCCAATTGATTAATAAAGTTTTGCGCCTGTTGGCGCTGTTCGCGTCGAGTCGACATAGCATTTTCGCCTGTTAGTTTAGGTTATAAAATGCTTGTCAGGAGTGGAGGAGAGAATACAAAGGGCGCAAAAGCATGACCGGTACTACAGGCAAAATCCCGCAGGATAAATTCTTGCCATACTACATGGTTTCACTTTTACAATTTACGACTTACCACTTTGTACTTTCTTGTTCCCTTCGCAGGTATTAGCCTGATCAGGTTCAACGGATCCCGCTTTCGCGGTCTCAGCTCACTGGATTAATTCAGTTGAGCACTCCGACAAGTAACTATATTCAGTATAAAGCGAAAGAAATTTAAATATCAAGCCTTGATTTGGCGTGGTAGGGGGATGGTGTGTTCCTCAGAAACACGGCGTAGACCCATCCATGGGGCCTCTCTACAGCATCCATGCTGTAGAAGGTTTCTGAGGAACACACCATCCCCCTTATAACAAAACTTGAAATTTTAGAGAGGGTTGAGAGGTGTGGGGCCTCTACTGGCAGCATCCATGCTGCAAAAGATTTCTAAGGTGAACGCACTAACACTCTTGTTCAAGGTGGAATTTGGCGGTGAGAGGTGAGGGGGCCTCTCTACAGCATCCATGCTGCAGAAGATTTCTGAGGAACACACTATCCCCCTTATAACAAAACTTGAAATTTTAGAGAGGGTTGAGAGGTGAGGGGGCCTCTGCTGGCAGCATCCATGCTGCAAAAGATTTCTAAGGTGAACGCACTAATACTTTAGCGCGAATGATATGTATTTGGTGGGGGTTGGCTTGCTCTCGTTAAAGCTTTACACGGGCAACGAGAAGGTAGAATGGGGTAAGTTTGATTACACTAAATTCACGTAAATAAAAGATAAAAAGACCCCAAAAGGGGCCTTTGCTTACAGGATGTTCGTTGAGCGGTTTTATATCTGTATCCGCAGCTAACCTTTCATAGATTAGAAATTACGTCTAACGGTTACGCCGTAAGTGCGTGGTTTCGCATAAGAGATTTGTGATGTACCGTAGAAACCTGATACGTCAAAACCAATTAATTCGTGATCTGAATCGGTAAGGTTATCTACGTAAGCGGCTACGCTCCATAAATCTTCTTTGTCAGTCCAGGTAATGCGTGCATCAGCTTTGAAGTGGCTTTCAATGGTATGCGCCGTAAAGTTTCTCGCGTTGTGGAAAGATTCAGACTGGTATGAACCACTGATTAGCGCTGCAATACTGCCGCTGTCTATATCCCATGTGTAGCGCACTAAACCAGATGATTGCCATTCAGGTGTGTACGGCGGGGTAGTGTCTACAAATACGCCTGAAGCCACCTCTAAGTCTTCAACAACGGCATCGGTGTAAGACACGCCGAACATGATGTCTAACGCATCAATAGGGTTTAATAGTAGTTCAACTTCAGCACCGGTAAATTGCGCGTCTTCGTTGAAAACCACACCGGCATTGTTTACCCATGAAAACGACTGATAGTCAGTATAATCATAGTAGAAAATACTACTGTTTAACTGTGCTTTGCCGTCCATTAGAGTTAGCTTCGCGCCCGCTTCATAGGCAAGAAGTACTTCAGCGTCGTAGGTGCTAAAACTGCCGCCTAAAGGCGCGTTGAAGTTACCGGCTTTTACGCCTCGGTTAATACCGGCATATAACAGGGTGTCTGAGTTTGGCTTATAGTCTAACTGTAGCTTTGCAGACCACATGGTTTCATCGTTATCCATGGCTACATCTACTAATGGATCAAGGCTGTAATCTACTTCAATATCACGGTCTACCAAGTTGGCATTTTGGCGTAGCTGGCCGTCCATCGACTTATTTTCACGTACTAAACGTAAGCCCGATACCAGTACTAGTTCGTCGGTTAAATCGTAGTCGATTTGCCCAAATACTGAGTATGAATCGGTATCGATAGTGGCTAATGTGTTTTGTTCTTCACCGGCCAAATAGCCGCCTGTTGGGCTTGCGGCTAGACCTTGTAAGTAGTCGGTTTCAATGCTTAAGTAATAAAAACCTGCTACCCATTTACTGTTCATGGTGTTGCCGCTTACTCGCAACTCTTCACTGAACTGGGTAATGTCGCCATCTGACTGGAAAATTAATTCTGGTGAGGCGGTTTGATCTGAATCTAGGCCGATAACGCGAGTAAAGTTCTTCCAGTCGGTCACCGAGGTAAAAGTGAAGTCGTCAAAATCATATTCGTAAGTTGCTGCTAGGCCGCGAGACTTAATTTTGTTTTGATCTTCAAAGGCGAAGTCTTTATTTACTTTTTCGCCGCTTCCATCAGGGTCGATATTACCGTTAAAGTCACCGCCTTGAACTGGGCGCAGTGGGTCGCCGTTAAAGTTACCATCTACACAAGCGCCAGCTTGAATAGTGTCACAACCTAGTGGATCGTCAGCGGCATAAATAACATCAATAACATTGCCAGCAGCGTCTTTTACTTCTGTGGTATTAACCACTTGATAAGGGCCTTCACTTTTGGTTGTATCTGCCCAGTTTGCACTAACTAGTAGGTTTGAATTAGCGCTTAAATCAAAGTTTAACTGAGCACGGAATGCCTTGGTATCGTCGTTGTAACCGTCTTCACCGCCGCCAATGCTGCCCGCACGAGTATCTGGCGCGGCTTCATCTTCATACACGTTCTCAAGGATGTTACCCATCTTGTTTGCCATCACCGAGATACGGCCAGATACTTTGTCGCTTAGTGCGCCCGATACCGCACCTTCAAACCGTTTTTGTTCGAAGCTAGCAAAGGTGAGTTCAGCGTAACCTTCCACTTCTTCGGTAGGCTTCGCTGTAATGGTATTTACCATACCGCCAGTGGCGTTCCGGCCAAAAAGGGTGCCCTGTGGGCCTTTCAAAATCTCAACACGGGCGATATCGAATAAACCAAATGTTTGCGCTTGTGTACTGGCTAAGTACCCGCCATCTACGTATACCGCCACCGGAGCTTCAGCAATGTCTGCGTAATCGTTTTGTACCACACCACGAATATTAAAGATGGCGCGTTGACCACCAATATCACCAGCTAGGGAAACACCTGGCGTAAATGCAATTAGGTCGGTGCTGCTTTCAAAACCCAATGACTCCATTTGCTCGCCACTGAATGCCGTTACCGCAATACTTACGTCGTTTATGTATTGCTCACGCTTTTGCGAAGTAACCGTAATTTTTTCAAGTACCACCGAATCTGCTGCTGCAGTGTAGGAAGATTGAAGCGCCAATCCTATTGCTAAAGCGCATAGCGTCTGTTTCGATTTCATGATGTGTTCCCTTCTTGTTGTTGTTACATCTACAAACTACATAGAAGTATTTTTTGTTTTTTATTTGATTAACTTTTGTTCTAACGAAACTAAAGGGGTTTTACCAAGGGGTAAATATTCATGTGTCGAAGTCATGTTTCATGTTTATGAAACTAAGTGGTACTTACTTTCCTTAATTTACAATATATTAACAATGAGGCGGTATTGGTTAATTCGAACGGTTTGTTGTTAAGCTTATGATATTAAAAAATAAAGTGGGGTTTTTGGGGCTTTAAAGCTGTTTTGGGGTAAAGGGTTTATTGATATGGGTATAAGAAAACGCGATAGCGTAGGGCTAAGTTACGCGCAAATTAAATGACAATAATTTACGTGAAACTCGCCCTAGGCTAGCCATCAAATTTAGCGGAAAGCAGGGATAACTTCTTTGCCGTAACGAGTGATAATATTTTCTTCATCACCGTTATCTAAATAGATATTAAATTGCGTGGTTCCAGCGTTTTTAAGCGCCTGAATTTTAGTAATGTGATCTTCAGCTTCACCTAACACACAGAAGCTTTTGACGATGTCGTCAGTAATAAAGTCTAGGTAGGGGTTATCGCTTTGACCATGCTTCGAGTAATCGTAGCCACGACGTTGTTCAATATAATCGGTTAAGCTTTTTGGTACTAAGCCTGAATCTGTACCGTATTTTTCAACAATATCGGCCACGTGATTACCTACCATGGCAGGGAACCACTTGGTTTTTTCAATACAGGTTTCCATGTCACCAAAGTAAGCAGGTGCAGCGGCTTGAACTTTGAAGTTGCTCATGTCGCGCTCAACTTTGTTCCCGGCATCTTGGCACTGTTGACCAAACCATTGCACCAAATCTGGGTCGCCAATTTGAAGAATGACACCATCGCCATGTTCACCGGCTACTGCTAAGGCTTTCGGACCATAAGCGCCCACCCAAACTGGCAGTTCATAGCCTGTAGCCCACGGGAATTTAACCGGCTTTTCGCACTCGCCGTACATCACTTCTTCACCACGCACCATGGCTTTCACTTTATGGGTGAATTCGGTTAAGCGAGCAAGGTTCGCAGGCTTTTTACCCATTACACGCATAGAAGAATCACCACGACCTAAACCAATGTCGAAACGGCCATTACTTTGCAGTGCCAAACTGGCGTATAAGCTTGCCGCTACAGACCAGTCACGTACGTTAGGGTTGGTCACACACGGGCCAAAGCGCATTTTGGTGGTGTGCTCCATACACATGGCCATTGCCACGAACGACTCGCGCCAAAGGATGTGTGAATCGTAAAACCAGCAATAATCGAAACCGGCTTCTTCAGCCATTTTTACTAATTTACGGGCACGATCTGGGCTAACAAAGCCTTTAAATGTGATACCAAATTCCATGAGTTTTTCCTCTGTTTCTTTATATTTTGTTTAATGCGTGTTTTTGCTTAATTTATTTAGTAGCTAATCACTAGCGGCTTACGTTGTTTTTGACCTGCCCGTATTAATGATCCGGTGGGCAAATACGAATGCCTGCATGACTAAATGGCACTGCTTTGGATATGTTTAAGCGAATTAAAATAGGGGTAATGGCTTCAATACAACGGGCGCTTTCAGCTAGGCCAGCGTTGTAACTTTGAACGCCTAAGTTATCTAGTAATGCTATTACTTTGTTTTTCGCTTCAAGCTGATTACCGCACACCAAAATGTCGCAGTTAATGCTTTGCTCAAGATTGTTAAGGGTGACAGCTGATACATTATGCAGCGCGCCGACTACGGCATAGTCATCGCCTAATAATGCTTGAGCAGATTCTGTGGCTGAACCTTCTGGTGGCATAGCAACCGCTTTGGGGTTGTTTTCAGCCAACGGCACGACAATGTCGATAACAATTTTGTCGCGAAGTAATGGGCGAATTTGATCTAAGGTCGCGTGATGTGCTGCCCAGGGTACTGAAATAATCACGAATTCATCTGCTGCCGATGTGGCTGCAATAGTGTCTGTGCCACTGATGGTGCCAGTAGTGGCAGTACTTGCCGCAGCAATGGATTCTTGTAGTGCTTTAGCTTTTTCTGCTGCCCGTTCGCCGTCTCGCGAACCAATAACTACGTCTATTCCCGCTAGGGCGAAGCGTTTCGCTAGCCCCGAACCTTGCGGGCCAGTGCCGCCTAAAATAGCAATCTTCATGCGAATAAATCCTCTTGGGTTGGTCTTAACAGGTCTGAGGCTTTACTGTCTGGGTTACTTTCCCATTCAAGCCCTTTAAATAAAATAACGGGGCACTTACCTTGTTTACTCATCAGCAAACCAGAGGCTGCAGCAAGTTCATCGGCAAGGGCAGGCGCGGTAACTTTTAGGGGGCGACCCCACGCATCACATTCACCATAAAGTGGGTTTAGTGCAGGCACATTCGCTACGCCAATGGCCACGTTGGTTTGGCCTAAACGCCATGGGCGGCCAAAAGTATCGCTTATCACCACACCAATACTGTGCTCTGGTGCGCCGTAATATTTGCATAAGCTTTCGGCAATAATGCGTGCGCTGGTATCAGGGTCTTTAGGTAATAAAATCAGCTCGCCTGGGTTATCGGTATTCGATTCATCCACTGCGGCATTGGCACTTATATGGCCTAATCTGTGCTCGGTAATAATAATCCCTTCATTGGCAGCAGGGTGTTTATGCACTTTTACTAAGCGAGTAGATTCAGACAGAATCACAGTAACTTTACGAGGGTCTTTATTCACCTTTTCAGCCACGTCGATGGCTTCTTCGGTAGGGGTAATATCGTCAACATG
Proteins encoded in this window:
- a CDS encoding TIGR03842 family LLM class F420-dependent oxidoreductase translates to MEFGITFKGFVSPDRARKLVKMAEEAGFDYCWFYDSHILWRESFVAMAMCMEHTTKMRFGPCVTNPNVRDWSVAASLYASLALQSNGRFDIGLGRGDSSMRVMGKKPANLARLTEFTHKVKAMVRGEEVMYGECEKPVKFPWATGYELPVWVGAYGPKALAVAGEHGDGVILQIGDPDLVQWFGQQCQDAGNKVERDMSNFKVQAAAPAYFGDMETCIEKTKWFPAMVGNHVADIVEKYGTDSGLVPKSLTDYIEQRRGYDYSKHGQSDNPYLDFITDDIVKSFCVLGEAEDHITKIQALKNAGTTQFNIYLDNGDEENIITRYGKEVIPAFR
- a CDS encoding HesA/MoeB/ThiF family protein gives rise to the protein MNNAHLSSDDISRYSRQLMLDDIDEKGQARLKQAYAVVIGLGGLGSLVARYLVGAGIGKVLLVDNDTVDKSNIHRQVLFNQDHIGQHKTQASYAQLRLVNPNTQIELAEVQANSSNLASLISGAHCVLDCSDNITTRKAINAACVNQRTALFIAAASQCSWQALNLQLNENNHGCYACLLAQTKVQEDCISQGILGPVVGMAACYQATQALLYMANPKVNITWGQYTIMNVASAQFQSFSLPPYKHCEVCQCHT
- the thiE gene encoding thiamine phosphate synthase translates to MSEASTQDTLKAATQAMSEEPVAWVIGGIDTSGGAGITRDAITLADISVHACVLTTQVANQSHSTMRSASALSIETLNAQWQALEIELPPKAIKIGAIANTAQALFLCEHVTKIKQYKSTSCFVVWDPVLVSSSGGVLSELSQQSVDALIAAVDIVTPNVKELSQLSGWPVHCEKSLLAAAKVLIARGAKAVYVKGGHAHWQSTAIDTFVSTHAVRIFQQPRDNMGNLRGTGCMFASALAGFVASDYDIQDALTLANAYLHKVRNASLLSTNSVCSADHIHCAELVGFPLTPVHYPSVRFGESDPIRRQTPMHFPRLTDTSLGVYPVLNDISQLEALVEAGAVIIQLRIKFGTQDDKSLQIAKAVEMVKNTPCQLFINDDWELAIKHGAYGVHLGQEDLETANLHAISRAGLRLGISTHGYCELQRIKWLNPSYIALGHIFPTTTKDMPSKPQGLDRLSRYVRLCGDTPTVAIGGINLARINPVASTGVSGIAVVRAITQAKDPAAAYHNLRQQMSGGEVISDVIDDDTDKVSTSVQHGLNHE
- the npdG gene encoding NADPH-dependent F420 reductase; this translates as MKIAILGGTGPQGSGLAKRFALAGIDVVIGSRDGERAAEKAKALQESIAAASTATTGTISGTDTIAATSAADEFVIISVPWAAHHATLDQIRPLLRDKIVIDIVVPLAENNPKAVAMPPEGSATESAQALLGDDYAVVGALHNVSAVTLNNLEQSINCDILVCGNQLEAKNKVIALLDNLGVQSYNAGLAESARCIEAITPILIRLNISKAVPFSHAGIRICPPDH
- a CDS encoding TonB-dependent receptor, which gives rise to MKSKQTLCALAIGLALQSSYTAAADSVVLEKITVTSQKREQYINDVSIAVTAFSGEQMESLGFESSTDLIAFTPGVSLAGDIGGQRAIFNIRGVVQNDYADIAEAPVAVYVDGGYLASTQAQTFGLFDIARVEILKGPQGTLFGRNATGGMVNTITAKPTEEVEGYAELTFASFEQKRFEGAVSGALSDKVSGRISVMANKMGNILENVYEDEAAPDTRAGSIGGGEDGYNDDTKAFRAQLNFDLSANSNLLVSANWADTTKSEGPYQVVNTTEVKDAAGNVIDVIYAADDPLGCDTIQAGACVDGNFNGDPLRPVQGGDFNGNIDPDGSGEKVNKDFAFEDQNKIKSRGLAATYEYDFDDFTFTSVTDWKNFTRVIGLDSDQTASPELIFQSDGDITQFSEELRVSGNTMNSKWVAGFYYLSIETDYLQGLAASPTGGYLAGEEQNTLATIDTDSYSVFGQIDYDLTDELVLVSGLRLVRENKSMDGQLRQNANLVDRDIEVDYSLDPLVDVAMDNDETMWSAKLQLDYKPNSDTLLYAGINRGVKAGNFNAPLGGSFSTYDAEVLLAYEAGAKLTLMDGKAQLNSSIFYYDYTDYQSFSWVNNAGVVFNEDAQFTGAEVELLLNPIDALDIMFGVSYTDAVVEDLEVASGVFVDTTPPYTPEWQSSGLVRYTWDIDSGSIAALISGSYQSESFHNARNFTAHTIESHFKADARITWTDKEDLWSVAAYVDNLTDSDHELIGFDVSGFYGTSQISYAKPRTYGVTVRRNF
- the cofE gene encoding coenzyme F420-0:L-glutamate ligase; this translates as MRALTINTIEGLPDIREGDNLVELIIEKLTAQRQVLCEGDVLVIAQKIISKAEGAVCHVDDITPTEEAIDVAEKVNKDPRKVTVILSESTRLVKVHKHPAANEGIIITEHRLGHISANAAVDESNTDNPGELILLPKDPDTSARIIAESLCKYYGAPEHSIGVVISDTFGRPWRLGQTNVAIGVANVPALNPLYGECDAWGRPLKVTAPALADELAAASGLLMSKQGKCPVILFKGLEWESNPDSKASDLLRPTQEDLFA
- the thiC gene encoding phosphomethylpyrimidine synthase ThiC gives rise to the protein MSTRREQRQQAQNFINQLAGEAYPNSTRHYETGSRDDINVAMRLIHQHDSLIGGTEENPIFESNPPIGVYDTSGPYGDPDVTIDVQKGLAPLRGNWIKARENTYELEGVSSRFAKQREQDIVTEDFRFTRTLKPRKALEGKNVTQLHYARQGIITPEMEYIAIRENMGRDALKDSPLSQQHKGEHFGANLPSNITPEFVRQEVAAGRAIIPANINHPELEPMIIGRNFLVKINANIGNSAVTSSIEEEVEKLVWSTRWGADTIMDLSTGRNIHETREWLLRNSPIPLGTVPIYQALEKVNGVAEDLTWELFKDTLIEQAEQGVDYFTIHAGVLLEYVPLTANRVTGIVSRGGSIMAKWCLSHHKQSFLYERFRDICEICAAYDVSLSLGDGLRPGSVADANDEAQFSELRTLGELTKIAWEYDVQVMIEGPGHVPMHMIKANMEEQLTHCHEAPFYTLGPLTTDIAPGYDHFTSGIGAAMIGWYGCAMLCYVTPKEHLGLPNKEDVKQGLITYKIAAHAADLAKGHPGAQIRDNAMSKARFEFRWEDQFNLALDPHTARAYHDETLPKASGKVAHFCSMCGPKFCSMKISQEVRDVAKANQEKGMQDMATAFNESGAALYHGADTKVQLP